Part of the Pseudomonas chlororaphis genome, CCCACTTCTCTTCCTTGGCCACGTCCTTGAGCACGTCGCTGTCGAGCAGGCCGGTGGAAGCCCATTCCTGGATGTCCGGGCCCTTGATCTGGGCCACGCCTGGCGGGTTGCCAGCCACGGCGCGGCTCTTGAGCACGGTCATGGCCGTGGAACCGCCACCACCGGCGACAGCGCCGTCCTTCCAGGTAAAACCGTCTTTCTCGACCTGGGCCTTGAGCACATCGACCGCGGCTTTTTCACCACCCGACGTCCACCAGTGGACGACTTCCACGGTGCCTTTGGATTCGGCGGCAAGGGTGCTGACAGGGAACGCTGCGACGGGAAGCAGGGAAGCAAGAGAAATGACAGTAGCGAGGCGAGAAATCGCATTCATCTAGAAGTACCTTTCTTGTTGTTATGCATGCAAGTCGGTGCTTGCGCTGCATGGATTCTAATCAGAGGGAATCCCTTCGCAGGTAACGAAGGGACGTGCAAATGTCACGACATGGTTACACGGGTGAAGGGCTGGAGAGCCGCGCCAGAGCCGTCGCCATGCTGGGTGCCAGGGGCAGGCGCGGAATCAGCACCGCCTGCCAGGCGTGGTACAGGTCCGGCTTGCCCGGCCAGATATCGGCGCTGGGGCGGTTTTGTGGGTCGAGTTCGTGATGCCAGCTCCCATTGCAGCGGTCGATGAAGTGTTTGTCACAGAATTCCCAGAAAGTTCGGTACCAGGCTTCGTATTTCGCTTCATCGGTCCGTTTGAGCAAGGCACTGGCGGCGGCGGCAGCCTCGGCGTGCACCCAGTGCAGGCGGTGGCGGACCACCGCGCGGTTGTCCCAGTCCAGGGTGTAGACAAGGCCGGGCGCGCCGTCGACGTCCCAGCCGTGGCGGCAGTTCTGGTCGAAGAGTTTCTGTGCATCCTGGGCCAGCCAGCCCGGCGTCAGCATGCCGATCTGGACCCGCGCCGCCTCGAGGTGCAGCAACAACCGCGCCCATTCGAACCCATGGCCGGGGGTGGTGCCGTACGGACGAAAGCCGTCGGCGGGGTTGTCGTGGTTGTAGTCGCGCAGCGGCTGCCAGTCACGGTCGAAGTGTTCCACCACCAGGTAATCGTTGGCCGCGGCATGGCCGTGAATCACCCGCTCGACGATGCGCAGGGCGCGGACCAGCCAGCGCGGGTCGTCGGTGGCGTCGGCCAGGGCCAGGAACGCTTCGGTGGCGTGCATGTTGCTGTTGGCACCGCGGTACGCCTCTTCGTCGCGCCAGTCACGACTGAAGGACTCGCGCAGGGCACCTTCTTCTTCGCTCCAGAAATGCGTGTCGATGACCCGCACCGCTTCGTCGAGCAACGCCTGGGCACCGGGACGCTGGGCCACCACGGCGGAGCTGGCGGCCAACGCGACGAAGGCATGCAGGTAGGCGGCCTTGCCGGTTTGTTCGTCATGGGGCTGCGCGGTGGCGAACCAGCCGCCGTGCTCGGCGTCGCGCAACGGCCCGCTGAGGGCCTGGACGCCGTGGTCCACCAGTTCGGCAAAGCCAGGCAAACCTTGGATGTGGGCCATGGCGAAGCTGTGGGTCATGCGGGCGGTGTTCATGGTCTCGGCCAGCGCCCCGGCCGGGAGGCGTCCCTGGTCGTCGAGGTTGCCAAAGCCGTCCGGCAGCTTCGACGCCTTGGCGAACGCCAGCAATCGCAAGCCTTCGGCAGCGAGCCAGTGCTGGTGGGCAGGCGCGTTCAGCCAACTGCTGAAAGCCGGGAGGAAGGTGTCCATCGCAGGTCCCTTTTTTGTTGTTTTGACGCAGGGAGTCTAAACAAGGGCGGACGGCGGGCAGGTAACGAAAGGGGCGAGTTATGTCACTGACTTGTGACATTTACCTGGGAGAGGCGTTGAGGTTACTGGCGCCATCGCGAGCAAGCTCGCTCCCACAGTGGACGTCATGGAGCACCGATCTCCTTGTGGGAGCGAGCTTGCTCGCGATGAACGATAACGCGGTCTGATCAATCCACGCTGCGCGGCAACTGCAACGTCACCCGCAGCCCGCCCTCGCGCAGGTTCTGCAGGCTCACTTCGCCGCCGTGGCTATGGGCAATGTTGCGGGCGATGCCCAGCCCCAGCCCATACCCCTGCTGCTGCCCGGCCAGGCGGAAGTGCGGCTCGAAGACTTGCTCGAGGCGCTGTTCCGGCACGCCAGGCCCTTCGTCATCGACGTGCAGGACGAACGCACTTTCATCGTCCTCGATGTGCAGGTGGGCGTTCTGCCCGTACTTGAGCGCGTTGTCGATCAGGTTGCCGATGCAGCGCTTGAGCGCCAGCGGCTTGCCGTGATACGGCGCCAGCGCGCGTCCGTCCTGGGTCACCCGGCCATTGCCGTTGGGCGCCAGGTAAGGCTCGACCAGGCAATCGAGCACGTGGTTGAGGTCCACCGGCTCGATGTTCTCGTGGATATCGGTGTCCTTGACGCACTGCAACGCGCCCTTGACCAGCAGTTCCAGCTCATCGAGGTCGCGACCGAACTTGGCTTGCAGGTTTTCGTCTTCCAGCAATTCGACGCGCAGGCGCAACCGGGTGATCGGTGTGCGCAGGTCATGGGAGATCGCGCTGAACAACTGGCTGCGCTCGGTCAGGTAGCGGCTGATGCGCTCACGCATGGCGTTGAACGCCCGCCCTACTTCCACCACTTCGCTGCCCCCTCCCTCCGCCACCGGTTCCACTTCGGCGCCCAGGGACATGTCCCGTGCCGCGCGGGCCAAACGCTTGAGGGGACGGCTCTGCCAGTGCACCAGCAGGCCGATGAACAGCAACAGCAGGCTACTGGTGAGCACGATGAAACCGACCTGCTGCTTGGGCAGGTCCTGCTCTTCGAGGCTGGTGTAGGGTTCGGGCAGCAACGAAGCGATGTACAGCCATTCGCCCGGCGCCATCTGGATCTGCGTGACCAGCACCGGCGGGTTCACCGGTTCGAGCGTCAACGCGTAATGGGCCCAGGAGCGTGGCAGCTCATCGAGCTTCAGCCCGCCGTTGAAGATCCGCAGGTCTTCGGGGCTGACAAACTTCACCGAGATGTCGGCGTTATTGCCCAGGGAGCGGCGCAATACCTCGTCCACCGCCTTGAGTACCGCCAGCTTGCGCGGCGTCACTGGCAGCACGTCCATGCCCAGAGGCTTGTCATTGAGGGTGACGACGAACCGCGTACCGCCCATGCTGCGCAACTGATCGAGGACCAGAGGCCGGTAGGCCACCGGCAGCGAACGCAGGTAGCTGACGCTGGCGGTCATCGAATGGGCGAGGCTGCGGGCGCTGGTGACCAGGCCTTCGAGCTGCGTGGCACGCAGTTGCGACACCCAGATCAGGCTGGACAGCGTTTGCGCGAACAGCACCACCAGCAAGGTCAGCAACAGCATCCGGCCGAGCAGCGAACGCGGCACCGGCACCCGTCCTATGACCTTTTTGACCCCATCAATGACCATTGCTGGCAACCACACTGGCTGCCAACTGGTAACCACTGCCGCGTACCGTGCGGATCAGCCGCGGTGGCTTGTCGGTGTCGCGCAGGCGCTGGCGCAGGCGACTGACGGCCATGTCGACGATCCGGTCCAGGGGCATCAGCTCGCGGCCACGGGTGGCGTTACCGATGGTGTCGCGGTCGAGGATTTCCTGGGGATGATCGAGGAACAGCTTGAGCAAGGCGAAATCGGCGCCGGAAAGAATCACTTCTTCGCCGTCGGCGTGGAACAGCCGATGGCTGACCATGTCCAGCCGCCATTCATCGAACGCCAGCACTTCACCGCCGGACCGTTCCTGGCCGAACTGCGCCCGGCGCAGCAACGCCTTGATGCGCGCCTGCAACTCGCGTGGGCTGAACGGCTTGCCCAGGTAGTCATCGGCGCCCAGTTCAAGGCCGATGACCCGGTCGGCCTCGTCGGAACTGGCCGTCAGCATGATGATCGGCACATGCGCCTGGCGCGGGTGCTGGCGAACCCAGCGGCACAGGCTGAAGCCGTCCTCGTCCGGGAGCATCACGTCGAGGATCACCAGGTCGCTCGGTGCCTCGTTCAGCGCCTGGCGAAAGCCGGCGCCGTCCGGCGTGGTGCGCACCTGGAAACCCGCGCGGCTGAGGTAGGTGTCCAGCAGCTCGCGAATCTCCTGGTCGTCATCGACCAACAAAATCGATTTGTTCACTGAACTCACAGGGCCTCGTCCTTGCTGGTGGGATTGGCGGATTATGCCTGATGAGCCGGATCTATAAACACCACTACCCCTTGTGGGAGCGGGCTTGCTCGCGAATGCAGGGTTTCATTCAACATTTTCGTCGACTGACACACCGCTTTCGCGAGCAAGCCCGCTCCCACAGGGCCTTACAAATTTTAAACTTGTACCGACTGCTCCAACGCCACGCCCGCCCCCATCAGGCCGGAGTACGGCGCGGTGACCAGCCAGACCGGAATACCCTTGAAGTAATCGCTCATGCACCCCTTGTCGGCAAAGCAACGGGCAAAACCGCTTTCCAGGAAGAAATCGGCAAACCGCGGGACCACCCCGCCAACGATGAAGACGCCACCGCGCCCACCGACCGTCAACACATTGTTGCCGGCCACGCGTCCCAGCCAGC contains:
- a CDS encoding sugar isomerase encodes the protein MDTFLPAFSSWLNAPAHQHWLAAEGLRLLAFAKASKLPDGFGNLDDQGRLPAGALAETMNTARMTHSFAMAHIQGLPGFAELVDHGVQALSGPLRDAEHGGWFATAQPHDEQTGKAAYLHAFVALAASSAVVAQRPGAQALLDEAVRVIDTHFWSEEEGALRESFSRDWRDEEAYRGANSNMHATEAFLALADATDDPRWLVRALRIVERVIHGHAAANDYLVVEHFDRDWQPLRDYNHDNPADGFRPYGTTPGHGFEWARLLLHLEAARVQIGMLTPGWLAQDAQKLFDQNCRHGWDVDGAPGLVYTLDWDNRAVVRHRLHWVHAEAAAAASALLKRTDEAKYEAWYRTFWEFCDKHFIDRCNGSWHHELDPQNRPSADIWPGKPDLYHAWQAVLIPRLPLAPSMATALARLSSPSPV
- a CDS encoding histidine kinase, which produces MVIDGVKKVIGRVPVPRSLLGRMLLLTLLVVLFAQTLSSLIWVSQLRATQLEGLVTSARSLAHSMTASVSYLRSLPVAYRPLVLDQLRSMGGTRFVVTLNDKPLGMDVLPVTPRKLAVLKAVDEVLRRSLGNNADISVKFVSPEDLRIFNGGLKLDELPRSWAHYALTLEPVNPPVLVTQIQMAPGEWLYIASLLPEPYTSLEEQDLPKQQVGFIVLTSSLLLLFIGLLVHWQSRPLKRLARAARDMSLGAEVEPVAEGGGSEVVEVGRAFNAMRERISRYLTERSQLFSAISHDLRTPITRLRLRVELLEDENLQAKFGRDLDELELLVKGALQCVKDTDIHENIEPVDLNHVLDCLVEPYLAPNGNGRVTQDGRALAPYHGKPLALKRCIGNLIDNALKYGQNAHLHIEDDESAFVLHVDDEGPGVPEQRLEQVFEPHFRLAGQQQGYGLGLGIARNIAHSHGGEVSLQNLREGGLRVTLQLPRSVD
- a CDS encoding chemotaxis protein CheY produces the protein MSSVNKSILLVDDDQEIRELLDTYLSRAGFQVRTTPDGAGFRQALNEAPSDLVILDVMLPDEDGFSLCRWVRQHPRQAHVPIIMLTASSDEADRVIGLELGADDYLGKPFSPRELQARIKALLRRAQFGQERSGGEVLAFDEWRLDMVSHRLFHADGEEVILSGADFALLKLFLDHPQEILDRDTIGNATRGRELMPLDRIVDMAVSRLRQRLRDTDKPPRLIRTVRGSGYQLAASVVASNGH